The genome window GGGATGGTGAACTCGGCGAGGGAGGCTCCGCCGTGGTAGCCGGCCTTGAGAGCGGTGTAGCGGGAGTCCGCGTCCCAGAGCGCGACGATGGACGCGCCGGGCTCGGGCCAGACCACACGCGGCCCGGTGAGGGCGATCTCCCGTTCGCCGATCGGTCCGCCACCGGGCAGGCGGTGGCGCGCGGACGCGGGCTCGGTGGTCGCGTCGGCCTTCGTTCCGTGCCGGTCGACGACGTGGCCGTGATCGCTGGTGACGACGACCGCCATGCCCTGGGCCGCCGCCACCCGGAGCAGATCGCGCAGGCCGGGTACGTCGTCGACCCGCCAGGTCCCGTCGCCGATTTTCTGCTCCTTGGCGAGGCGGTCGTCGATGGCATTGAGGACGACGGCGACATGGGTCCTGCCGTCGGTGAGCGCTTCCGTGAGAGCGGGGCCGAAGGTGTCGCCCGCGGTCTCGGTGCGCAGGTCGTCCTTGTGGAAGACGGCGGCCGGTGCCCCGCTCCACAGCTTCAGCGCGGGGAAGAGCCTCTTCTCGTCGGCCTGGGTGCCCTTCATCAGGGTGCCCGCGAAGAGCGATGTCCGGGACACGGCCGTCACCGTGGGGAGGGCGGCGGCCATCGCCCGTCGACGCGGGGTGTCCTCGGCCAGCGGGTCGAACTCCGCCCAGGAGCGGCGCAGTTCCTCACCGAGTTCGTTCGCTATGGCCGCGCTCATGCCGTCGAGCACGAGGAGCAGCACCCGCCTCTCCTCCCCGCGCCGGACGACGGGTCCGACCACCCGGTCGAGGAAGGTCTCGACGGTGAGCATGGCGCCGGGCCGGGTGCCGTCCTGTGTCCAACCGGACAGCGAGCGCGCGAAGTTCGCGTCGATCTGCCGCCGCCGGTCCCGGACGCGCGCGCCGAGGGTGTCGTAGGCGGCCTTGAGAACGGAGTCCGGGTCGCCACCGGCCTCGATGTACTCCAGGGCGAGGTCGGCCCAGCCGGTCTCGCCGATGTGTCGCTGTATGGCGTCGGCGACGGTTGGGGCGTCGGTGGACGGATCGGTGGCCAGCCAGAGGGCGAGGCGCTGCCCCATGCGGGCACGCTCGATGCGGGCGGACTCCTCCGGGTCGGCGGCGAGCCTGTGGTCCGCGAGTCGTCGCACGGCCGCCGTGACCGTAGCGGCTTCGCCCGCCGCGAGGGCCCGGCCGACGGCGGTGAACCGGGCTTCCAGTCCGCCGCGCAGGACGGGGCTCGCCGCTACGGCCGCCTCCGCGCCGAACTGGCGGGCCAGCACGGCGGCCCGGTCGAGCACGATGCCGCTGGTGCGGCGCGCTTCGCGGGCCTGGTCGGCGTCGACGCCGCCGATCCGGTGTCCGGCCGTCAGCAGCGTGCTCACGTATTCCTCGGCGGACCGTCCGAAGACGCCCACCAGGGCGTCGAGTTGTTCGCCGACGGCCGGGGGCTGGTCGCCGAAGTAGCGTTCGGCACGGCCCCGGGCCTGATACGTCTCGGGTGCGGGCTCGGCGTGCCGCCACAATGCCTCGCATACGAGGCCGAAGGCGGCGGCGTCCGTACCGCGCTCGGCGTCGACGAGAGCGAGCAGAGCGCGCCCCGCGAGACCTGCCTGGTCCTCCTCCCCGAGGAAAGCGGTCAGCCCGGCGCGCTCGGGACCCCGCAGGGTCGGCAGCCGCTCGGGAGCTCCGGGCCGGGTAGACCAGTGCAGCAAGGTCTGCGCGTCGAGCCGGTCCTCGCCGTGGCGCCGCGTACCGCCCTCGGTGTCGTAGCGGCCGAGGCGCAGGCGGCGCTGGGCGAGAGCGGTGAGGGCGTACTGCCGGGACAGCCAGCCGCCGGGCACCGGCGGCCAGCCGCCGGGCGGGGTCGCGTCGAGCAGCGCTTCGGCGGCCCAGTTGGCGTCCTTCAGGCGAGGGTCGATCTGCCGGGCGCCGAACGCCTCCCGCACGACGTCCCAGCTGTCGACCATGTCGATGCGCTTCTTGTGGACGCGGGCGACGATCGCCGGGTCGAGTTCGTTCTGCTCGCGGTCGGTGAGGACGACCAGGACGGCGGGGCCGGGGCGCCGGCCCGTCAGATGGTCGAGGACGAGTTCGTGGACGGCGAGCGGTGAGGGCGCGACCGCGACGCCGGCCGTCCGACCCTCGCCCCAGGCGGGTTCGGTGGTCCCGTCCCACTGAAGCGCCGACCGCAGGAGCACGACCCGGCGCCTGCCCCCGCCGTCTCCGGTCAGGGAGGCGGCGAGGGAGGACTCCGAGGACAGGTACTGGGTCACGGTCGCGGTGTTCAAGCGGACAGCGCCCGGTGCGGCGGCGACGGTGTCCGTCATTCGACGACCTTCCAGGTGATCTCGATGGTCGCGTCGGGGTGGCGGGCGGCCAGTTCGGACAGTTCCGCCCGGAGGTCGGCGGCGGCGCGTGCCACGGTCGTACGGCGGCCACCGGCCGTCCGCGCGGAGCCGCCGCCCGAGGAGGCCGACGTGGGTGCCTCCGGCGGGGCGTAGGGGATACGCGGGTCGCTGGTCGGTGTGTTCAGGGACAGGTCGTCGGCCGTGGGCCGCGGCGCGACGGGCGCGGGCGGCTGGGCGGCGGCCTGGTTCCGCTTCAGCAGGGCGACGACCTCGCGCTGGGTACGGGCGAGGGCCTCGCGCAGGTCCGCGGTGCGCTGGTCGTCCCGGGCCACGTTGCGCAGCGA of Streptomyces phaeolivaceus contains these proteins:
- the pglZ gene encoding BREX-2 system phosphatase PglZ produces the protein MTDTVAAAPGAVRLNTATVTQYLSSESSLAASLTGDGGGRRRVVLLRSALQWDGTTEPAWGEGRTAGVAVAPSPLAVHELVLDHLTGRRPGPAVLVVLTDREQNELDPAIVARVHKKRIDMVDSWDVVREAFGARQIDPRLKDANWAAEALLDATPPGGWPPVPGGWLSRQYALTALAQRRLRLGRYDTEGGTRRHGEDRLDAQTLLHWSTRPGAPERLPTLRGPERAGLTAFLGEEDQAGLAGRALLALVDAERGTDAAAFGLVCEALWRHAEPAPETYQARGRAERYFGDQPPAVGEQLDALVGVFGRSAEEYVSTLLTAGHRIGGVDADQAREARRTSGIVLDRAAVLARQFGAEAAVAASPVLRGGLEARFTAVGRALAAGEAATVTAAVRRLADHRLAADPEESARIERARMGQRLALWLATDPSTDAPTVADAIQRHIGETGWADLALEYIEAGGDPDSVLKAAYDTLGARVRDRRRQIDANFARSLSGWTQDGTRPGAMLTVETFLDRVVGPVVRRGEERRVLLLVLDGMSAAIANELGEELRRSWAEFDPLAEDTPRRRAMAAALPTVTAVSRTSLFAGTLMKGTQADEKRLFPALKLWSGAPAAVFHKDDLRTETAGDTFGPALTEALTDGRTHVAVVLNAIDDRLAKEQKIGDGTWRVDDVPGLRDLLRVAAAQGMAVVVTSDHGHVVDRHGTKADATTEPASARHRLPGGGPIGEREIALTGPRVVWPEPGASIVALWDADSRYTALKAGYHGGASLAEFTIPVLAFLPFGAEPPKGWRELGDQRPPWWAPEEAGRPVPGERSAQLVGAVPKKGAAKPRRKQPDPESLPDALFDVAPTAGGEDTLLTPTLVSRTEVLVKALLDSQTYQVQLDGLARKPQQEQVHKALAALLDAGGTLPVTALAQRAGMPTTRGDGFAAVLRQLLNYDGVQVLETLPDGRTLRLHEGLLREQFALGAN